Proteins from a genomic interval of Medicago truncatula cultivar Jemalong A17 chromosome 3, MtrunA17r5.0-ANR, whole genome shotgun sequence:
- the LOC25490085 gene encoding 10 kDa chaperonin, mitochondrial — MAKRLIPTFNRILVEKIIPPSKTSAGILLPEKTSQLNSGKVVAVGPGSRDKSGNLIPVSVKEGDHVLLPEYGGSQIKLDDKEFHLFRDEDILGILRD; from the exons ATGGCTAAGCGTTTGATTCCAACCTTTAACCGCATCCTCGTCGAGAAAATCATCCCTCCTTCCAAGACCTCCGCCGGTATTCTTCTCCCTGAGAAGACCTCCCAG cttaattcAGGGAAGGTGGTAGCTGTTGGACCTGGATCGAGAGACAAATCTGGGAATTTGATTCCGGTGTCAGTTAAAGAAGGTGACCACGTTCTCTTGCCTGAATATGGTGGCTCTCAAATTAAGCTTGATGACAAAGAGTTTCATTTGTTTAGGGATGAGGACATTTTGGGCATTCTGCGTGATTGA
- the LOC25490092 gene encoding SKP1-like protein 1A — protein sequence MSSYTKKITLNSSDGETFKVSKMVARESQVIKHMIEEDCANEAIPLQDVTANILAMVIEYCKKHVDAAAASSDGKPSEDDLEDWDAEFVKVDKGTLFNLIDAANYLEIKSLLDLTCQTVADMMKGKTPEEIRNTFNIENDFTPQEEEEVRRENQWAFE from the coding sequence ATGTCTTCATACACCAAGAAGATCACTCTCAACAGTTCCGACGGCGAAACCTTCAAAGTTTCCAAGATGGTGGCACGTGAATCGCAGGTGATCAAGCATATGATCGAGGAAGATTGTGCCAATGAAGCAATCCCTCTTCAGGACGTCACCGCAAATATTTTGGCTATGGTGATTGAATACTGTAAGAAGCATGTCGATGCCGCCGCAGCAAGTTCTGATGGAAAACCTTCAGAAGATGATCTTGAGGATTGGGATGCTGAATTTGTGAAGGTTGATAAGGGTACGCTTTTCAACCTCATTGATGCTGCAAACTATTTGGAAATCAAGAGCTTGTTGGATCTTACTTGCCAAACTGTGGCGGACATGATGAAAGGGAAGACACCGGAGGAAATTCGAAACACTTTTAACATCGAGAACGATTTCACTCCGCAGGAAGAGGAAGAAGTTCGAAGGGAAAATCAATGGgcatttgaatga
- the LOC25490084 gene encoding transcription factor MYB3R-1 — translation MGSESTIPALSDGVQKIRALHGRTTGPTRRSTKGQWTPEEDNILRKAVERFQGKNWKKIAECFKDRTDVQCLHRWQKVLNPELIKGPWSKEEDETIVDLVNKYGPKKWSTIAQHLPGRIGKQCRERWHNHLNPSINKEAWTQEEELALIHAHQIYGNRWAELSKFLPGRTDNAIKNHWNSSVKKKLDSYLASGLLAQFQNVPLVGNPNQPIASSSARLQFSVDDNGPRGTEGEEVSQCSQESINASHFPSGRELSIAVIQNVEEYRQNEESNQASCSEPYYMSLDGVTLQEVCSSQFLEQKYSNEPGSSSANVDCQFNLHALPTSLDFGQESTQLQNDSLASGENMMIVPYEYRPSSMGNAKGEQNMLITDDECCRFLFSEAMSDECFSSGGVNNVDLSGYTSSLCHSSLPSDSRMIMSTAEANQLVGSVDQQFDSREDVVKDDSLKLEPVSNSGCGSDTMQTCYPIDEKPNVHTQQEETGGTLCYEPPRFPSLDIPFLSCDLIQSGDMQQEFSPLGIRQFMMSSMNCLTPFRLWDSPSRIDSPDALLKSAAKTFTSTPSIMKKKKRNRERDLLSPLSDRRMEKKHEIDMTSTLIRNFSRLDVMFDDNETQGIEHDKENRGPAFMVEDKSNSEEKIEQPPLDADSKMKNDIDTTAEIVQQPSRVLIEHDMNDPSLYSPNQVGLKSDIVLSLSARSHQKSVSRFSSPCVRLKEHERLSVSVTCVQSICSSSIPGENMDDQTGNDDGFETNNIFGGMPFRKSFESPSAWKSPLFINTFLSSPRIDAEITIEDYGCFFSPGDKSSYDALGWIKQIGEHTAAQYANALEALENETPKALPNDASGDDQENNDPHNQSGNHSKSPSNASVERRMLDFSECGTPNKGDKGKSSAMSVSSPSSYLLKGCR, via the exons ATGGGAAGTGAGTCGACAATTCCTGCTTTATCAGATGGCGTACAGAAAATTAGAGCATTACATGG GAGGACTACTGGCCCTACAAGGCGATCCACTAAAGGACAATGGACACCCGAGGAG GATAATATATTGAGGAAGGCTGTTGAGCGTTTTCAaggaaaaaattggaaaaaaatag CGGAGTGTTTCAAGGATAGAACTGATGTACAATGCCTGCATAGGTGGCAAAAAGTCTTAAATCCAGAACTTATCAAAGGTCCTTGGTCCAAAGAG GAAGATGAAACAATTGTTGATTTGGTAAACAAATATGGGCCTAAAAAGTGGTCTACTATAGCACAACATTTACCTGGACGTATCGGTAAGCAATGTCGAGAAAG gTGGCATAATCATCTTAATCCTTCTATAAACAAAGAAGCATGGACGCAGGAAGAAGAGTTGGCTCTAATACATGCTCATCAGATATATGGGAATAGATGGGCAGAGTTATCAAAGTTTTTGCCTGGAAG GACAGACAATGCTATAAAGAACCACTGGAATAGTTCtgttaagaaaaaattggaTTCCTACTTGGCGTCAGGCTTGCTTGCTCAGTTTCAAAATGTCCCACTTGTTGGAAATCCGAATCAACCTATTGCTTCATCCTCTGCAAGGTTGCAGTTTAGTGTAGATGATAATGGTCCTAGGGGCACAGAAGGTGAGGAAGTTTCACAGTGTAGCCAGGAGTCCATTAATGCTAGTCACTTTCCGTCTGGCAGAGAGTTGAGCATTGCCGTTATACAAAATGTGGAGGAGTACAGGCAAAATGAAGAATCTAATCAAGCATCATGTTCAGAGCCATATTACATGTCTCTGGATGGTGTTACTCTCCAAGAGGTTTGCTCCTCTCAATTTCTTGAGCAAAAATATTCAAACGAACCTGGGAGTTCCTCCGCAAATGTGGACTGCCAATTTAATTTACATGCTTTGCCCACCTCACTGGACTTTGGGCAGGAATCGACGCAGTTGCAAAATGATTCtttagcttctggtgaaaacaTGATGATTGTTCCATATGAATATCGGCCTTCATCTATGGGCAATGCTAAAGGAGAACAAAACATGTTGATAACTGATGATGAATGTTGCAGATTCCTATTTTCAGAGGCAATGAGCGATGAATGTTTTTCCTCTGGAGGAGTAAATAATGTTGACTTGTCTGGATACACTTCATCTCTTTGTCATTCGTCTTTACCATCTGATAGTAGGATGATAATGTCTACTGCCGAAGCAAATCAGTTGGTCGGCTCTGTGGATCAGCAATTTGACTCGAGGGAAGATGTTGTGAAAGATGATAGTTTAAAATTGGAGCCTGTAAGTAATTCTGGATGTGGATCAGATACGATGCAAACTTGCTATCCAATTGATGAAAAGCCAAATGTGCATACACAACAGGAGGAAACAGGAGGAACTCTATGTTATGAACCGCCCCGTTTTCCAAGCTTGGATATACCTTTCTTGAGCTGTGATCTTATACAATCTGGAGATATGCAGCAAGAATTTAGTCCCTTAGGTATCCGCCAGTTTATGATGTCTTCTATGAACTGTCTGACTCCTTTCAGATTGTGGGACTCACCTTCTCGCATTGATAGTCCGGACGCTTTGTTAAAAAGTGCTGCTAAAACTTTCACAAGTACACCGTCcataatgaagaagaagaaacgaaACCGAGAAAGAGACCTTTTATCTCCACTATCAGATAGAAGAATGGAGAAGAAACATGAGATTGACATGACGTCAACTTTGATTAGAAACTTTTCCCGTTTGGATGTCATGTTTGATGACAATGAGACTCAAGGTATTGAACATGATAAAGAAAATCGTGGACCAGCTTTTATGGTGGAGGATAAAAGTAACTCTGAGGAGAAGATTGAGCAGCCTCCACTTGATGCTGATTCTAAGATGAAGAATGATATTGATACCACTGCTGAAATT GTGCAACAGCCTTCTCGAGTTTTGATTGAACATGATATGAATGATCCATCGCTGTATTCTCCTAATCAAGTTGGTTTGAAATCAGACATAGTTCTAAGTTTAAGTGCTCGAAGTCATCAAAAATCAGTCTCAAGATTTAGCTCTCCTTGTGTTCGATTAAAGGAGCACGAAAGACTCTCAGTTTCTGTTACTTGTGTACAATCCATCTGTTCATCATCAATCCCAGGAGAGAATATGGATGATCAAACCGGAAATGATGATGGTTTTGAAACAAATAACAT TTTTGGAGGAATGCCTTTTAGGAAAAGCTTTGAATCACCTTCAGCATGGAAATCCCCTTTGTTTATAAACACCTTTTTGTCTAGTCCTAGGATTGATGCTGAAATTACTATCGAG GACTACGGATGTTTCTTTAGCCCGGGTGATAAAAGCAGCTATGATGCACTTGGATGGATTAAGCAGATTGGTGAACACACTGCTGCTCAATATGCCAATGCTCTAGAGGCTTTAGAAAATGAAACTCCTAAGGCACTACCAAATGATGCCTCTGGAGACGACCAGGAAAACAACGATCCTCATAATCAGTCTGGGAACCATTCTAAGTCGCCTTCAAATGCTTCG GTGGAGCGACGCATGCTTGACTTCAGCGAATGTGGAACTCCAAACAAAGGTGATAAGGGCAAATCCTCAGCTATGAGTGTTTCAAGTCCTTCTTCGTATTTGTTGAAGGGCTGTAGATAG